Proteins encoded within one genomic window of Arachis ipaensis cultivar K30076 chromosome B08, Araip1.1, whole genome shotgun sequence:
- the LOC107611182 gene encoding uncharacterized protein LOC107611182, whose protein sequence is MAKMEVMIANLCKESEDMKKFREEVRGSIKSQGEVLKNLESQVGHLSQQTPKSTDSFPSDTEKNLRGKLKKVRWEDCKAVTLANEENLEEGTNKPTEHSQGIFQSNLEKNEQGTGSVQRKESTRKEVPKPYVPKAPFPQRFKGDEKEKSYSRFLDMFSSLSVNIPFIKILQQMPTYIKCMKELLTKKGTVKGGQTVTMNKECCALIKKDVLIKKKI, encoded by the coding sequence ATGGCAAAAATGGAAGTTATGATTGCAAACCTTTGCAAGGAGTCTGAAGACATGAAAAAATTCAGGGAAGAAGTCAGAGGTAGTATAAAGAGCCAAGGAGAGGTTCTTAAGAATCTCGAATCTCAGGTAGGACATCTTTCACAGCAGACTCCGAAGTCCACTGATAGTTTTCCAAGTGACACTGAGAAAAATCTAAGAGGAAAACTGAAGAAGGTGAGATGGGAAGATTGTAAGGCAGTTACCCTTGCAAATGAAGAAAACCTGGAAGAAGGTACCAACAAGCCAACGGAGCACAGCCAGGGAATTTTCCAAAGTAATTTGGAGAAAAATGAACAAGGAACTGGATCTGTACAAAGGAAGGAATCAACAAGGAAGGAAGTTCCGaaaccttatgtgccaaaggcaccatttCCTCAGAGATTCAAGGGAGATGAAAAAGAAAAGTCATATTCAAGATTTCTAGACATGTTTTCATCTCTCAGTGTCAACATCCCCTTCATCAAAATTCTCCAACAGATGCCTACATACATTAAGTGcatgaaagagctgctgaccaaGAAAGGAACTGTAAAAGGGGGACAAACAGTGACAATGAACAAGGAATGTTGTGCCCTCATCAAGAAGGACGTACTCATAAAAAAAAAGATCTAG